One segment of Xiphias gladius isolate SHS-SW01 ecotype Sanya breed wild chromosome 1, ASM1685928v1, whole genome shotgun sequence DNA contains the following:
- the ppfia1 gene encoding liprin-alpha-1 isoform X1, giving the protein MMCEVMPTISEAEGPGGGGGSGRRGSGSPLQSDSEGHFESLMVSMLEERDRLLETLRETQENLGLTQSKLHEVSHERDSLQRQLNTALPQEFAALTKEVNVCREQLLEKEEEIAELKAERNNTRLLLEHLECLVSRHERSLRMTVVKRQAQSPAGVSSEVEVLKALKSLFEHHKALDEKVRERLRVALERCSALEEQLTISHKELAYLREQNSQKRGLADGTSEVNHNSENTPSTNGKRSSDGSLSQEEESGPGFGKVGELQEVVDRQTADLGQMKERMAAMASRINELEEDLDTARKDLIKSEDMNTRLQRDLRESVAQKEDMEERITTLEKRYLAAQREATSVHDLNDKLENEVANKESLYRQTEDRNRQLQEKLELAEQKLQQTIRKAETLPEVEAELAQRVAALTKAEERHGNVEERLRQLEAQLEEKNQELLRARQREKMNEEHNKRLSETVDKLLSESNERLQLHLKERMSALEDKNALIRELDHTKKLIEESHHEKEQLLIQIETMRTENEQGRSRSNSVLHGRSQLGSTPDFRYPVSASSMMDSNSDHYGSALVLRRPQKGRVAALRDEPSKRHVQTLNEQEWERMQQANVLANVAQAFESDMDASDLEEDRETIFSSVDLLSPGGQADAQTLALMLQEQLDAINNEIRMIQEEKESTAIRAEEIECRVGSGDSLGGRFRSMSSIPPSLCAGSSLGGSPPGSGHSTPRRIPRSPNRELDRMGVMTLPSDLRKHRRKSAQDDKATIRCETSPPTTPRSMRLNRDAGHAASHEDIRDIRGLAGLQDGQGSNPSSSNSSQDSLNKAAKKKSIKSSIGRLFGKKEKGRPSIPGKDSPSQAGTPEAESSPKDGLGMGTLGGPAEKNRKLQKNPKTGHELLEEARRQGLPFAQWDGPTVVVWLELWVGMPAWYVAACRANVKSGAIMSALSDTEIQREIGISNPLHRLKLRLAIQEIMSLTSPSAPPTSRTTTGNVWVTHEEMESLAATPPTTLAYGDMNHEWIGNEWLPSLGLPQYRSYFMESLVDARMLDHLTKKDLRGQLKMVDSFHRNSFQCGVMCLRRLNYDRKELERRREESQPELKAKLDFGHCPVLSDVLVWSNERVISWVQAIGLKEYSGNLYESGVHGALLALDETFDHNTMALLLQIPTQNTQARATLEREYNSLLSIGTDRRMEEDDDKNFRRAPSWRKKFRPKDMRGASLGASDTLPANFRVTSSSAASPSTQPKRSPMDGNRWSEDEGEFPAFKTRMMN; this is encoded by the exons GAGTTCGCTGCACTAACAAAGGAGGTGAACGTGTGCCGGGAGCAGCTtctggagaaggaggaggagattgCAGAGCTGAAGGCTGAGAGAAACAACACACGG CTCCTGTTGGAGCACTTGGAGTGCCTAGTGTCTCGCCATGAGCGCAGTCTGAGGATGACAGTGGTGAAGCGACAGGCTCAGTCTCCAGCAGGCGTCTCAAGTGAAGTGGAGGTCCTCAAAGCCCTTAAGTCACTTTTCGAACACCACAAAGCCCTCGATGAGAAG GTAAGAGAGAGACTACGCGTTGCCTTGGAAAGATGCAGTGCATTGGAGGAACAGCTCACGATCTCACATAAAGAA TTGGCATACCTCAGGGAGCAGAACAGCCAGAAGAGAGGGCTGGCAGATGGAACCAGTGAGGTCAACCACAACTCTGAAAACACACCGAGCACTAATGGCAAG CGGTCGTCGGATGGCTCTCTGAGTCAGGAGGAGGAGTCGGGACCTGGGTTTGGGAAGGTTGGTGAGCTCCAGGAAGTGGTGGACCGTCAGACGGCAGATCTCGGCCAGATGAAGGAACGCATGGCTGCTATGGCATCGCGCATCAATGAGCTGGAGGAGGACCTGGACACAGCCCGCAAGGACCTCATCAAGTCCGAGGACATGAACACGCGGTTACAGAGAGATCTGAGAGAG tcagtAGCTCAGAAGGAAGATATGGAGGAGAGGATCACCACCCTGGAAAAGCGCTACCTGGCAGCTCAGCGGGAGGCTACCTCCGTCCACGACCTTAATGACAAGCTGGAGAATGAAGTGGCCAACAAGGAGTCCCTCTACAGACAA ACTGAGGACAGAAACCGGCAACTCCAGGAGAAGCTGGAGCTGGCTGAGCAGAAGCTGCAGCAGACCATCCGCAAGGCAGAGACTCTGCCTGAGGTGGAAGCCGAGCTAGCCCAGAGGGTAGCTGCCCTCACAAAG GCAGAGGAACGCCATGGCAATGTGGAGGAGAGACTGAGGCAGCTGGAGGctcagctggaggagaagaacCAGGAACTGCTCAGG GCACGGCAGCGAGAGAAGATGAATGAGGAGCATAACAAGCGACTGTCTGAGACAGTGGACAAGCTCCTGTCAGAGTCTAACGAGAGACTCCAGCTCCACCTCAAAGAGAGGATGTCTGCTCTGGAGGATAAG aaTGCCCTGATAAGAGAACTGGACCACACCAAGAAGCTGATTGAGGAGTCTCACCATGAGAAG GAGCAGCTCCTGATCCAGATTGAGACCATGAGGACAGAGAACGAGCAGGGCAGGAGCAGGAGCAACTCCGTACTACATGG GCGGTCTCAGCTGGGCAGCACTCCAGATTTCAGGTATCCAGTGTCGGCCTCCTCAATGATGGACAGTAACTCAGACCATTATGGCAGCGCTCTTGTGCTGAGGCGACCTCAAAAGGGACGAGTGGCAGCGCTGCGGGACGAGCCATCCAAg CGACAT GTGCAGACTTTAAATGAGCAGGAGTGGGAGCGTATGCAGCAGGCCAACGTGCTGGCAAATGTGGCCCAGGCCTTTGAGAGTGACATGGATGCCTCAGACCTTGAGGAGGATCGAGAGACGATTTTCAGCTCTGTGGACTTGCTGTCCCCTGGTGGCCAGGCTGACGCACAGACCCTTGCCTTAATGCTGCAGGAGCAGCTGGACGCTATCAACAATGAAATTAG AATGAtccaagaggagaaggagagcacAGCTATCCGGGCAGAGGAGATTGAGTGCCGGGTGGGCAGCGGTGACAGCCTGGGAGGGCGTTTCCGCTCCATGAGCTCCATCCCTCCGTCACTTTGTGCGGGCTCCTCGTTGGGCGGCTCTCCCCCAGGCTCTGGTCATTCCACCCCCAGACGCATTCCCCGCAGCCCCAACAGAGAACTGGACCGCATGGGTGTCATGACCTTG CCTAGTGACCTGCGCAAGCACCGCAGGAAG TCTGCCCAGGATGACAAGGCTACCATCCGATGTGAGACGTCACCCCCCACCACTCCACGCTCCATGCGCCTAAACAGAGATGCAGGGCATGCTGCCAGCCATGAGGACATTAGAGACATTCGAGG TCTAGCTGGCCTGCAGGACGGCCAGGGTAGTAACCCCAGCAGTAGTAACAGCAGCCAGGACTCCCTCAACAAAGCAGCCAAGAAGAAGAGTATCAAGTCTTCCATTGGGCGCCTCTTTGGAAAGAAGGAGAAGGGCCGACCCAGCATTCCCGGCAAGGACTCCCCCAGCCAAG CTGGCACTCCTGAGGCAGAGAGCTCTCCTAAGGATGGCTTAGGAATGGGGACCCTGGGAGGCCCTGCAGAGAAGAACCGGAAGCTGCAGAAGAA TCCAAAGACAGG GCATGAATTACTGGAAGAGGCCCGCAGGCAGGGCCTGCCATTCGCCCAGTGGGACGGACCAACTGTTGTGGTTTGGCTGGAG CTGTGGGTGGGCATGCCCGCCTGGTACGTGGCTGCATGCCGTGCCAATGTGAAGAGCGGAGCCATTATGTCAGCGCTGTCGGACACAGAGATCCAAAGGGAGATTGGAATCAGCAACCCGTTGCATCGTCTGAAGCTTCGCCTGGCCATCCAGGAAATTATGTCTCTCACCAGCCCTTCTGCTCCACCCACCTCAAGAACG ACCACAGGAAATGTTTGGGTCACACATGAAGAAATGGAAAGTTTGGCAGCCACACCTCCCACG ACATTGGCATATGGCGACATGAACCACGAGTGGATTGGTAACGAGTGGCTGCCTAGCCTGGGTTTGCCGCAGTACCGTTCCTACTTCATGGAGTCCCTGGTCGACGCCCGCATGCTCGACCACCTGACCAAGAAGGACCTTAGGGGACAGCTCAAAATGGTGGATAGCTTCCACAG GAACAGTTTTCAGTGTGGAGTGATGTGTCTGAGGAGGCTCAACTATGACAggaaggagctggagaggaggagagaggagtctCAGCCGGAGCTTAAAG CTAAGCTGGATTTCGGCCACTGTCCCGTTCTTTCAGACGTGCTGGTGTGGAGTAATGAGCGCGTGATCAGCTGGGTTCAGGCCATCGGACTGAAAGAGTACAGTGGCAACCTTTACGAGAGTGGAGTCCACGGAGCACTGCTCGCCCTGGACGAAACCTTCGATCACAACACCATGGCCCTACTGTTGCAGATCCCCACGCAgaacacacag GCCAGAGCAACGCTTGAGCGTGAATACAACAGTCTGCTGTCCATTGGCACAGACAGAAGAATGGAAGag GATGACGACAAGAACTTCCGCCGAGCTCCCTCATGGAGAAAGAAGTTCAGGCCCAAAGACATGAGGGGGGCGTCCTTGGGTGCGTCGGACACGCTGCCCGCCAACTTCCGAGTGACCAGTAGCAGTGCGGCGTCTCCCTCCACGCAGCCAAAGAGGAGCCCGATGGACG GTAACCGCTGGTCAGAGGATGAGGGGGAATTCCCCGCGTTCAAGACCAGAATGATGAACTGA
- the ppfia1 gene encoding liprin-alpha-1 isoform X2 translates to MMCEVMPTISEAEGPGGGGGSGRRGSGSPLQSDSEGHFESLMVSMLEERDRLLETLRETQENLGLTQSKLHEVSHERDSLQRQLNTALPQEFAALTKEVNVCREQLLEKEEEIAELKAERNNTRLLLEHLECLVSRHERSLRMTVVKRQAQSPAGVSSEVEVLKALKSLFEHHKALDEKVRERLRVALERCSALEEQLTISHKELAYLREQNSQKRGLADGTSEVNHNSENTPSTNGKRSSDGSLSQEEESGPGFGKVGELQEVVDRQTADLGQMKERMAAMASRINELEEDLDTARKDLIKSEDMNTRLQRDLRESVAQKEDMEERITTLEKRYLAAQREATSVHDLNDKLENEVANKESLYRQTEDRNRQLQEKLELAEQKLQQTIRKAETLPEVEAELAQRVAALTKAEERHGNVEERLRQLEAQLEEKNQELLRARQREKMNEEHNKRLSETVDKLLSESNERLQLHLKERMSALEDKNALIRELDHTKKLIEESHHEKEQLLIQIETMRTENEQGRSRSNSVLHGRSQLGSTPDFRYPVSASSMMDSNSDHYGSALVLRRPQKGRVAALRDEPSKRHVQTLNEQEWERMQQANVLANVAQAFESDMDASDLEEDRETIFSSVDLLSPGGQADAQTLALMLQEQLDAINNEIRMIQEEKESTAIRAEEIECRVGSGDSLGGRFRSMSSIPPSLCAGSSLGGSPPGSGHSTPRRIPRSPNRELDRMGVMTLPSDLRKHRRKSAQDDKATIRCETSPPTTPRSMRLNRDAGHAASHEDIRDIRGLAGLQDGQGSNPSSSNSSQDSLNKAAKKKSIKSSIGRLFGKKEKGRPSIPGKDSPSQAGTPEAESSPKDGLGMGTLGGPAEKNRKLQKNPKTGHELLEEARRQGLPFAQWDGPTVVVWLELWVGMPAWYVAACRANVKSGAIMSALSDTEIQREIGISNPLHRLKLRLAIQEIMSLTSPSAPPTSRTTTGNVWVTHEEMESLAATPPTTLAYGDMNHEWIGNEWLPSLGLPQYRSYFMESLVDARMLDHLTKKDLRGQLKMVDSFHRNSFQCGVMCLRRLNYDRKELERRREESQPELKAKLDFGHCPVLSDVLVWSNERVISWVQAIGLKEYSGNLYESGVHGALLALDETFDHNTMALLLQIPTQNTQARATLEREYNSLLSIGTDRRMEEDDDKNFRRAPSWRKKFRPKDMRGASLGASDTLPANFRVTSSSAASPSTQPKRSPMDGSQSIQRLDTATVRTYSC, encoded by the exons GAGTTCGCTGCACTAACAAAGGAGGTGAACGTGTGCCGGGAGCAGCTtctggagaaggaggaggagattgCAGAGCTGAAGGCTGAGAGAAACAACACACGG CTCCTGTTGGAGCACTTGGAGTGCCTAGTGTCTCGCCATGAGCGCAGTCTGAGGATGACAGTGGTGAAGCGACAGGCTCAGTCTCCAGCAGGCGTCTCAAGTGAAGTGGAGGTCCTCAAAGCCCTTAAGTCACTTTTCGAACACCACAAAGCCCTCGATGAGAAG GTAAGAGAGAGACTACGCGTTGCCTTGGAAAGATGCAGTGCATTGGAGGAACAGCTCACGATCTCACATAAAGAA TTGGCATACCTCAGGGAGCAGAACAGCCAGAAGAGAGGGCTGGCAGATGGAACCAGTGAGGTCAACCACAACTCTGAAAACACACCGAGCACTAATGGCAAG CGGTCGTCGGATGGCTCTCTGAGTCAGGAGGAGGAGTCGGGACCTGGGTTTGGGAAGGTTGGTGAGCTCCAGGAAGTGGTGGACCGTCAGACGGCAGATCTCGGCCAGATGAAGGAACGCATGGCTGCTATGGCATCGCGCATCAATGAGCTGGAGGAGGACCTGGACACAGCCCGCAAGGACCTCATCAAGTCCGAGGACATGAACACGCGGTTACAGAGAGATCTGAGAGAG tcagtAGCTCAGAAGGAAGATATGGAGGAGAGGATCACCACCCTGGAAAAGCGCTACCTGGCAGCTCAGCGGGAGGCTACCTCCGTCCACGACCTTAATGACAAGCTGGAGAATGAAGTGGCCAACAAGGAGTCCCTCTACAGACAA ACTGAGGACAGAAACCGGCAACTCCAGGAGAAGCTGGAGCTGGCTGAGCAGAAGCTGCAGCAGACCATCCGCAAGGCAGAGACTCTGCCTGAGGTGGAAGCCGAGCTAGCCCAGAGGGTAGCTGCCCTCACAAAG GCAGAGGAACGCCATGGCAATGTGGAGGAGAGACTGAGGCAGCTGGAGGctcagctggaggagaagaacCAGGAACTGCTCAGG GCACGGCAGCGAGAGAAGATGAATGAGGAGCATAACAAGCGACTGTCTGAGACAGTGGACAAGCTCCTGTCAGAGTCTAACGAGAGACTCCAGCTCCACCTCAAAGAGAGGATGTCTGCTCTGGAGGATAAG aaTGCCCTGATAAGAGAACTGGACCACACCAAGAAGCTGATTGAGGAGTCTCACCATGAGAAG GAGCAGCTCCTGATCCAGATTGAGACCATGAGGACAGAGAACGAGCAGGGCAGGAGCAGGAGCAACTCCGTACTACATGG GCGGTCTCAGCTGGGCAGCACTCCAGATTTCAGGTATCCAGTGTCGGCCTCCTCAATGATGGACAGTAACTCAGACCATTATGGCAGCGCTCTTGTGCTGAGGCGACCTCAAAAGGGACGAGTGGCAGCGCTGCGGGACGAGCCATCCAAg CGACAT GTGCAGACTTTAAATGAGCAGGAGTGGGAGCGTATGCAGCAGGCCAACGTGCTGGCAAATGTGGCCCAGGCCTTTGAGAGTGACATGGATGCCTCAGACCTTGAGGAGGATCGAGAGACGATTTTCAGCTCTGTGGACTTGCTGTCCCCTGGTGGCCAGGCTGACGCACAGACCCTTGCCTTAATGCTGCAGGAGCAGCTGGACGCTATCAACAATGAAATTAG AATGAtccaagaggagaaggagagcacAGCTATCCGGGCAGAGGAGATTGAGTGCCGGGTGGGCAGCGGTGACAGCCTGGGAGGGCGTTTCCGCTCCATGAGCTCCATCCCTCCGTCACTTTGTGCGGGCTCCTCGTTGGGCGGCTCTCCCCCAGGCTCTGGTCATTCCACCCCCAGACGCATTCCCCGCAGCCCCAACAGAGAACTGGACCGCATGGGTGTCATGACCTTG CCTAGTGACCTGCGCAAGCACCGCAGGAAG TCTGCCCAGGATGACAAGGCTACCATCCGATGTGAGACGTCACCCCCCACCACTCCACGCTCCATGCGCCTAAACAGAGATGCAGGGCATGCTGCCAGCCATGAGGACATTAGAGACATTCGAGG TCTAGCTGGCCTGCAGGACGGCCAGGGTAGTAACCCCAGCAGTAGTAACAGCAGCCAGGACTCCCTCAACAAAGCAGCCAAGAAGAAGAGTATCAAGTCTTCCATTGGGCGCCTCTTTGGAAAGAAGGAGAAGGGCCGACCCAGCATTCCCGGCAAGGACTCCCCCAGCCAAG CTGGCACTCCTGAGGCAGAGAGCTCTCCTAAGGATGGCTTAGGAATGGGGACCCTGGGAGGCCCTGCAGAGAAGAACCGGAAGCTGCAGAAGAA TCCAAAGACAGG GCATGAATTACTGGAAGAGGCCCGCAGGCAGGGCCTGCCATTCGCCCAGTGGGACGGACCAACTGTTGTGGTTTGGCTGGAG CTGTGGGTGGGCATGCCCGCCTGGTACGTGGCTGCATGCCGTGCCAATGTGAAGAGCGGAGCCATTATGTCAGCGCTGTCGGACACAGAGATCCAAAGGGAGATTGGAATCAGCAACCCGTTGCATCGTCTGAAGCTTCGCCTGGCCATCCAGGAAATTATGTCTCTCACCAGCCCTTCTGCTCCACCCACCTCAAGAACG ACCACAGGAAATGTTTGGGTCACACATGAAGAAATGGAAAGTTTGGCAGCCACACCTCCCACG ACATTGGCATATGGCGACATGAACCACGAGTGGATTGGTAACGAGTGGCTGCCTAGCCTGGGTTTGCCGCAGTACCGTTCCTACTTCATGGAGTCCCTGGTCGACGCCCGCATGCTCGACCACCTGACCAAGAAGGACCTTAGGGGACAGCTCAAAATGGTGGATAGCTTCCACAG GAACAGTTTTCAGTGTGGAGTGATGTGTCTGAGGAGGCTCAACTATGACAggaaggagctggagaggaggagagaggagtctCAGCCGGAGCTTAAAG CTAAGCTGGATTTCGGCCACTGTCCCGTTCTTTCAGACGTGCTGGTGTGGAGTAATGAGCGCGTGATCAGCTGGGTTCAGGCCATCGGACTGAAAGAGTACAGTGGCAACCTTTACGAGAGTGGAGTCCACGGAGCACTGCTCGCCCTGGACGAAACCTTCGATCACAACACCATGGCCCTACTGTTGCAGATCCCCACGCAgaacacacag GCCAGAGCAACGCTTGAGCGTGAATACAACAGTCTGCTGTCCATTGGCACAGACAGAAGAATGGAAGag GATGACGACAAGAACTTCCGCCGAGCTCCCTCATGGAGAAAGAAGTTCAGGCCCAAAGACATGAGGGGGGCGTCCTTGGGTGCGTCGGACACGCTGCCCGCCAACTTCCGAGTGACCAGTAGCAGTGCGGCGTCTCCCTCCACGCAGCCAAAGAGGAGCCCGATGGACG GAAGTCAGTCTATACAGAGGCTGGACACGGCCACAGTCAGGACCTACTCTTGTTAA
- the ppfia1 gene encoding liprin-alpha-1 isoform X3, with amino-acid sequence MMCEVMPTISEAEGPGGGGGSGRRGSGSPLQSDSEGHFESLMVSMLEERDRLLETLRETQENLGLTQSKLHEVSHERDSLQRQLNTALPQEFAALTKEVNVCREQLLEKEEEIAELKAERNNTRLLLEHLECLVSRHERSLRMTVVKRQAQSPAGVSSEVEVLKALKSLFEHHKALDEKVRERLRVALERCSALEEQLTISHKELAYLREQNSQKRGLADGTSEVNHNSENTPSTNGKRSSDGSLSQEEESGPGFGKVGELQEVVDRQTADLGQMKERMAAMASRINELEEDLDTARKDLIKSEDMNTRLQRDLRESVAQKEDMEERITTLEKRYLAAQREATSVHDLNDKLENEVANKESLYRQTEDRNRQLQEKLELAEQKLQQTIRKAETLPEVEAELAQRVAALTKAEERHGNVEERLRQLEAQLEEKNQELLRARQREKMNEEHNKRLSETVDKLLSESNERLQLHLKERMSALEDKNALIRELDHTKKLIEESHHEKEQLLIQIETMRTENEQGRSRSNSVLHGRSQLGSTPDFRYPVSASSMMDSNSDHYGSALVLRRPQKGRVAALRDEPSKRHVQTLNEQEWERMQQANVLANVAQAFESDMDASDLEEDRETIFSSVDLLSPGGQADAQTLALMLQEQLDAINNEIRMIQEEKESTAIRAEEIECRVGSGDSLGGRFRSMSSIPPSLCAGSSLGGSPPGSGHSTPRRIPRSPNRELDRMGVMTLPSDLRKHRRKSAQDDKATIRCETSPPTTPRSMRLNRDAGHAASHEDIRDIRGLAGLQDGQGSNPSSSNSSQDSLNKAAKKKSIKSSIGRLFGKKEKGRPSIPGKDSPSQAGTPEAESSPKDGLGMGTLGGPAEKNRKLQKNPKTGHELLEEARRQGLPFAQWDGPTVVVWLELWVGMPAWYVAACRANVKSGAIMSALSDTEIQREIGISNPLHRLKLRLAIQEIMSLTSPSAPPTSRTTTGNVWVTHEEMESLAATPPTTLAYGDMNHEWIGNEWLPSLGLPQYRSYFMESLVDARMLDHLTKKDLRGQLKMVDSFHRNSFQCGVMCLRRLNYDRKELERRREESQPELKDVLVWSNERVISWVQAIGLKEYSGNLYESGVHGALLALDETFDHNTMALLLQIPTQNTQARATLEREYNSLLSIGTDRRMEEDDDKNFRRAPSWRKKFRPKDMRGASLGASDTLPANFRVTSSSAASPSTQPKRSPMDGSQSIQRLDTATVRTYSC; translated from the exons GAGTTCGCTGCACTAACAAAGGAGGTGAACGTGTGCCGGGAGCAGCTtctggagaaggaggaggagattgCAGAGCTGAAGGCTGAGAGAAACAACACACGG CTCCTGTTGGAGCACTTGGAGTGCCTAGTGTCTCGCCATGAGCGCAGTCTGAGGATGACAGTGGTGAAGCGACAGGCTCAGTCTCCAGCAGGCGTCTCAAGTGAAGTGGAGGTCCTCAAAGCCCTTAAGTCACTTTTCGAACACCACAAAGCCCTCGATGAGAAG GTAAGAGAGAGACTACGCGTTGCCTTGGAAAGATGCAGTGCATTGGAGGAACAGCTCACGATCTCACATAAAGAA TTGGCATACCTCAGGGAGCAGAACAGCCAGAAGAGAGGGCTGGCAGATGGAACCAGTGAGGTCAACCACAACTCTGAAAACACACCGAGCACTAATGGCAAG CGGTCGTCGGATGGCTCTCTGAGTCAGGAGGAGGAGTCGGGACCTGGGTTTGGGAAGGTTGGTGAGCTCCAGGAAGTGGTGGACCGTCAGACGGCAGATCTCGGCCAGATGAAGGAACGCATGGCTGCTATGGCATCGCGCATCAATGAGCTGGAGGAGGACCTGGACACAGCCCGCAAGGACCTCATCAAGTCCGAGGACATGAACACGCGGTTACAGAGAGATCTGAGAGAG tcagtAGCTCAGAAGGAAGATATGGAGGAGAGGATCACCACCCTGGAAAAGCGCTACCTGGCAGCTCAGCGGGAGGCTACCTCCGTCCACGACCTTAATGACAAGCTGGAGAATGAAGTGGCCAACAAGGAGTCCCTCTACAGACAA ACTGAGGACAGAAACCGGCAACTCCAGGAGAAGCTGGAGCTGGCTGAGCAGAAGCTGCAGCAGACCATCCGCAAGGCAGAGACTCTGCCTGAGGTGGAAGCCGAGCTAGCCCAGAGGGTAGCTGCCCTCACAAAG GCAGAGGAACGCCATGGCAATGTGGAGGAGAGACTGAGGCAGCTGGAGGctcagctggaggagaagaacCAGGAACTGCTCAGG GCACGGCAGCGAGAGAAGATGAATGAGGAGCATAACAAGCGACTGTCTGAGACAGTGGACAAGCTCCTGTCAGAGTCTAACGAGAGACTCCAGCTCCACCTCAAAGAGAGGATGTCTGCTCTGGAGGATAAG aaTGCCCTGATAAGAGAACTGGACCACACCAAGAAGCTGATTGAGGAGTCTCACCATGAGAAG GAGCAGCTCCTGATCCAGATTGAGACCATGAGGACAGAGAACGAGCAGGGCAGGAGCAGGAGCAACTCCGTACTACATGG GCGGTCTCAGCTGGGCAGCACTCCAGATTTCAGGTATCCAGTGTCGGCCTCCTCAATGATGGACAGTAACTCAGACCATTATGGCAGCGCTCTTGTGCTGAGGCGACCTCAAAAGGGACGAGTGGCAGCGCTGCGGGACGAGCCATCCAAg CGACAT GTGCAGACTTTAAATGAGCAGGAGTGGGAGCGTATGCAGCAGGCCAACGTGCTGGCAAATGTGGCCCAGGCCTTTGAGAGTGACATGGATGCCTCAGACCTTGAGGAGGATCGAGAGACGATTTTCAGCTCTGTGGACTTGCTGTCCCCTGGTGGCCAGGCTGACGCACAGACCCTTGCCTTAATGCTGCAGGAGCAGCTGGACGCTATCAACAATGAAATTAG AATGAtccaagaggagaaggagagcacAGCTATCCGGGCAGAGGAGATTGAGTGCCGGGTGGGCAGCGGTGACAGCCTGGGAGGGCGTTTCCGCTCCATGAGCTCCATCCCTCCGTCACTTTGTGCGGGCTCCTCGTTGGGCGGCTCTCCCCCAGGCTCTGGTCATTCCACCCCCAGACGCATTCCCCGCAGCCCCAACAGAGAACTGGACCGCATGGGTGTCATGACCTTG CCTAGTGACCTGCGCAAGCACCGCAGGAAG TCTGCCCAGGATGACAAGGCTACCATCCGATGTGAGACGTCACCCCCCACCACTCCACGCTCCATGCGCCTAAACAGAGATGCAGGGCATGCTGCCAGCCATGAGGACATTAGAGACATTCGAGG TCTAGCTGGCCTGCAGGACGGCCAGGGTAGTAACCCCAGCAGTAGTAACAGCAGCCAGGACTCCCTCAACAAAGCAGCCAAGAAGAAGAGTATCAAGTCTTCCATTGGGCGCCTCTTTGGAAAGAAGGAGAAGGGCCGACCCAGCATTCCCGGCAAGGACTCCCCCAGCCAAG CTGGCACTCCTGAGGCAGAGAGCTCTCCTAAGGATGGCTTAGGAATGGGGACCCTGGGAGGCCCTGCAGAGAAGAACCGGAAGCTGCAGAAGAA TCCAAAGACAGG GCATGAATTACTGGAAGAGGCCCGCAGGCAGGGCCTGCCATTCGCCCAGTGGGACGGACCAACTGTTGTGGTTTGGCTGGAG CTGTGGGTGGGCATGCCCGCCTGGTACGTGGCTGCATGCCGTGCCAATGTGAAGAGCGGAGCCATTATGTCAGCGCTGTCGGACACAGAGATCCAAAGGGAGATTGGAATCAGCAACCCGTTGCATCGTCTGAAGCTTCGCCTGGCCATCCAGGAAATTATGTCTCTCACCAGCCCTTCTGCTCCACCCACCTCAAGAACG ACCACAGGAAATGTTTGGGTCACACATGAAGAAATGGAAAGTTTGGCAGCCACACCTCCCACG ACATTGGCATATGGCGACATGAACCACGAGTGGATTGGTAACGAGTGGCTGCCTAGCCTGGGTTTGCCGCAGTACCGTTCCTACTTCATGGAGTCCCTGGTCGACGCCCGCATGCTCGACCACCTGACCAAGAAGGACCTTAGGGGACAGCTCAAAATGGTGGATAGCTTCCACAG GAACAGTTTTCAGTGTGGAGTGATGTGTCTGAGGAGGCTCAACTATGACAggaaggagctggagaggaggagagaggagtctCAGCCGGAGCTTAAAG ACGTGCTGGTGTGGAGTAATGAGCGCGTGATCAGCTGGGTTCAGGCCATCGGACTGAAAGAGTACAGTGGCAACCTTTACGAGAGTGGAGTCCACGGAGCACTGCTCGCCCTGGACGAAACCTTCGATCACAACACCATGGCCCTACTGTTGCAGATCCCCACGCAgaacacacag GCCAGAGCAACGCTTGAGCGTGAATACAACAGTCTGCTGTCCATTGGCACAGACAGAAGAATGGAAGag GATGACGACAAGAACTTCCGCCGAGCTCCCTCATGGAGAAAGAAGTTCAGGCCCAAAGACATGAGGGGGGCGTCCTTGGGTGCGTCGGACACGCTGCCCGCCAACTTCCGAGTGACCAGTAGCAGTGCGGCGTCTCCCTCCACGCAGCCAAAGAGGAGCCCGATGGACG GAAGTCAGTCTATACAGAGGCTGGACACGGCCACAGTCAGGACCTACTCTTGTTAA